One genomic region from Kineobactrum salinum encodes:
- a CDS encoding TetR/AcrR family transcriptional regulator, with protein sequence MAKKNLSANDWIEAAKTALVKRGVDNVKVGILARDLDVSRGSFYWHFASRGELLDALLIDWAVTSTRAFEAVLQAFNHDGSREFEKVFDIWLHEEEYSPAYDAAIRDWARNSKHVANLMRRVDNRRIDIIKQIFLDLGRSEEEAFIRARVTYFQQVGYYILGLGESKETREKLRPIYAKVLIGEPILP encoded by the coding sequence ATGGCAAAAAAAAATCTTTCAGCGAATGACTGGATCGAGGCTGCAAAAACCGCACTGGTAAAACGCGGGGTCGACAATGTCAAAGTGGGCATCCTGGCGCGTGATCTTGACGTATCACGAGGAAGCTTTTACTGGCACTTTGCCAGTCGTGGCGAATTGCTTGATGCTCTTCTCATTGATTGGGCGGTAACCAGTACACGCGCGTTCGAAGCTGTGTTGCAGGCCTTCAATCATGATGGATCCCGTGAGTTTGAAAAAGTGTTTGATATCTGGCTCCATGAAGAAGAGTACAGTCCTGCCTATGATGCGGCTATTCGGGATTGGGCCCGAAATTCGAAACACGTCGCCAATCTCATGCGCCGAGTGGACAATCGGCGCATAGACATCATAAAGCAGATATTCCTCGACCTTGGCCGCAGTGAAGAAGAAGCATTTATCCGTGCGCGCGTCACCTATTTTCAACAGGTCGGGTACTACATACTGGGACTTGGTGAGTCAAAGGAAACACGCGAAAAGCTGCGCCCGATCTACGCCAAAGTTCTCATCGGCGAGCCCATACTTCCCTGA
- a CDS encoding alpha/beta fold hydrolase, producing the protein MNFRQIHEFSFHVSAGENIKVMAMTSLFCERKVTIPRAILWLVMVICGCAASYGIAADAEAVQEPKGGEENLRVVEERRVLLNDVDIYYKVLDDGADETVIFLHGGFGNADVWDPYFDAPQLANFNLLAPDSRGQGRSTIGTGPVTYGRMAGDMLALLDYLGIQSAHFVGHSDGGCILLQLLVDYPDRVKSATLIGTPFHTDNYPAAVYSQLEAFIADLKNPQGPSGMKYKSRYTDLAREPDGWALLVDRLGSTWLSQPSFSDAELSNIWSPVMVIKVDNDQYLPASVFDRTATLIPKSRIHHIAEGTHSVHTEFPKRTSSAIESFINSIPAGR; encoded by the coding sequence ATGAATTTTCGTCAAATCCATGAATTTTCGTTTCACGTTTCAGCCGGGGAAAATATCAAGGTGATGGCAATGACCAGTTTGTTCTGCGAAAGAAAAGTCACTATTCCGCGCGCAATTTTGTGGCTGGTGATGGTTATTTGTGGCTGCGCGGCCAGCTACGGTATTGCGGCCGATGCAGAAGCGGTTCAGGAACCGAAGGGGGGAGAGGAAAATCTCCGGGTTGTTGAAGAGCGCCGGGTATTGCTCAATGATGTCGATATCTACTATAAAGTGCTGGACGATGGTGCCGATGAGACGGTGATATTTCTGCACGGTGGCTTTGGCAACGCCGATGTCTGGGATCCGTATTTCGATGCACCACAGCTGGCAAATTTCAATCTACTGGCGCCCGACAGTCGCGGTCAAGGTCGAAGCACAATCGGTACAGGGCCGGTGACCTATGGACGCATGGCCGGTGATATGTTGGCATTGCTGGATTATCTCGGAATCCAGTCGGCCCACTTTGTGGGGCATAGCGACGGTGGCTGTATCCTGTTGCAATTGTTGGTTGATTATCCAGACCGGGTGAAAAGCGCCACTTTGATTGGCACCCCATTCCACACTGACAATTATCCCGCGGCCGTTTACAGCCAATTGGAAGCATTCATCGCTGATTTGAAGAATCCGCAGGGCCCCTCGGGTATGAAGTATAAATCCCGATACACCGATTTGGCGCGCGAGCCCGATGGTTGGGCGCTTCTGGTGGACAGGCTGGGCAGTACCTGGTTGAGTCAACCGAGTTTCAGTGACGCGGAGCTGAGCAACATATGGTCACCGGTTATGGTAATCAAGGTGGATAATGATCAGTATTTGCCCGCTTCGGTTTTTGATCGCACTGCCACCCTGATTCCGAAATCCCGTATCCACCATATTGCGGAAGGCACACATTCAGTACACACGGAATTCCCCAAGCGGACGTCTTCTGCGATCGAGAGCTTCATCAACAGTATTCCTGCCGGTCGCTGA
- a CDS encoding NAD(P)-binding protein, which yields MTSFRPKKSRYYRSQEHGNITRRDFVNASLVGAGAALLTAPAPLAALASGDGKKIFPPTPDLGDWWYGYGGIGDYASSHGNTPEAVSAAHSMRDGKYRSADNEIHELAESYDLIVVGAGLAGVGAAYEYRKLAGASASCLVLDNHPVFGGEAKQNEFMVNGHHLVAPQGSNGFSIPDLGNAEAEDFSAGDAYYYRELGIPTQFSYADLPAGSDNLRFGRDNYGYLFWTQDQVDVSYVFNSPTDEGPATHVLNPWSQQLTNTPYPAAVRDDLLAWRSSNQTPYQGSNFRAWLDTMTYKHYIEQELGLSAAVTEYCDPILASAVGLGCDVISAYAAFNVALPGFRGYETITIDHRHSFPGGNSGFLRHFVKKAKPEAISGGDSFAEILNNPIQFELLDQPGQQLRFRQNSTVVHVRHDNANPDSSNGVEVTYIKDGSAYRIKARAVVMATGAWVNKHVVRGLPSSYENAFARFHHAPILVANVALSNWRFIEKLGATGTLYKGGFGAFCNIRRPMHVGNVTPPLAPDSPAVMTFYVPFYYPGLSLQEQGQRGRLEMLTTPFSEYERQIRAQLTHLYGSYGFNPDKDIEAIVLNRWGHAYVTPQPGFYFGENGAPAPRDVLTRNFGRIAFAHSELKGNQHWGPAAMEGRRAISQLSHLFSAG from the coding sequence ATGACCTCTTTCAGACCCAAAAAATCCAGGTATTACCGAAGCCAGGAACACGGCAACATCACCCGACGCGATTTCGTCAACGCCAGTCTGGTCGGAGCCGGCGCCGCCCTGCTTACTGCGCCTGCGCCCCTGGCCGCGCTCGCCTCCGGCGATGGCAAAAAAATCTTCCCCCCCACCCCGGATCTGGGTGACTGGTGGTATGGCTACGGTGGAATCGGCGACTACGCATCATCGCACGGAAATACCCCGGAGGCCGTCTCCGCAGCGCACTCAATGCGGGATGGAAAATACCGGTCTGCCGACAACGAAATTCATGAACTCGCTGAATCCTACGACCTGATTGTGGTCGGTGCCGGCCTGGCCGGTGTCGGGGCTGCATACGAGTACCGGAAACTGGCCGGAGCCAGCGCGAGCTGCCTGGTGCTGGACAATCATCCGGTTTTCGGAGGCGAGGCAAAGCAGAACGAATTCATGGTAAATGGACATCACCTGGTCGCGCCACAGGGTTCCAACGGTTTCAGTATTCCCGACCTGGGCAACGCCGAAGCGGAGGACTTCTCCGCCGGAGATGCCTACTACTATCGGGAGCTCGGTATCCCGACCCAGTTCAGTTACGCCGATCTTCCCGCAGGTTCCGACAATCTGCGCTTTGGCCGGGACAATTACGGCTATCTGTTCTGGACCCAGGACCAGGTTGACGTCAGCTACGTCTTCAACAGCCCCACAGATGAAGGGCCGGCCACACATGTCCTTAACCCCTGGTCACAGCAGCTCACCAATACACCCTATCCGGCCGCTGTACGTGATGATCTTCTGGCGTGGAGAAGCAGTAATCAGACGCCCTACCAGGGGTCCAACTTCCGTGCCTGGCTGGACACCATGACCTACAAACATTACATCGAACAGGAGCTGGGCCTGTCGGCCGCAGTGACTGAATACTGCGATCCGATATTGGCCAGCGCAGTAGGCCTGGGCTGCGACGTCATTTCCGCCTATGCCGCATTCAATGTGGCGCTTCCGGGATTCCGGGGATATGAGACAATTACCATAGACCACCGACATTCCTTTCCGGGTGGCAACTCCGGGTTCCTGCGTCACTTCGTTAAAAAGGCCAAACCGGAAGCCATATCCGGCGGTGATTCTTTCGCCGAGATATTGAACAATCCCATCCAGTTTGAGCTGCTCGACCAGCCCGGACAACAGCTCCGCTTTCGACAAAATTCCACTGTGGTGCATGTCCGGCATGATAACGCCAACCCGGATTCTTCGAACGGGGTGGAAGTCACCTACATCAAGGATGGGTCAGCGTACCGAATCAAGGCCAGAGCTGTCGTCATGGCGACCGGCGCCTGGGTAAACAAGCACGTCGTACGCGGTCTGCCCTCATCCTATGAGAATGCATTTGCCCGCTTTCACCACGCACCAATTCTCGTGGCCAACGTCGCCCTGAGCAACTGGAGGTTTATCGAGAAGCTGGGCGCAACGGGTACACTGTACAAGGGCGGATTCGGGGCTTTTTGCAATATTCGGCGGCCAATGCATGTAGGCAATGTAACACCACCCCTGGCACCGGACTCCCCCGCTGTCATGACATTCTATGTACCGTTTTATTATCCGGGACTATCTTTGCAGGAACAGGGGCAGCGCGGCAGGCTCGAGATGCTGACAACGCCATTCAGTGAATACGAGCGTCAGATACGAGCGCAGCTGACACATCTTTATGGAAGCTATGGCTTCAACCCCGACAAGGATATCGAGGCCATTGTCCTGAACCGCTGGGGGCACGCCTATGTAACTCCGCAACCGGGCTTCTACTTTGGCGAGAATGGAGCGCCCGCCCCACGGGATGTTCTGACGAGGAATTTCGGTCGCATAGCCTTCGCCCACTCAGAGCTCAAGGGTAACCAGCATTGGGGTCCAGCAGCGATGGAGGGCCGGCGTGCAATTTCACAGCTGAGCCACCTGTTTTCCGCCGGATAA